The genomic interval AAGCAGCTGCACCGCTTCCCGAGCTTTTCCGGCGACGCGCCGTTCGTCGTCGCCGGCGCGACGATCCTGCCGCAGAGCCTGTGGGTGGTGTTCGGCGCCGCTGTCGTCTTCCTCGGACTCTATGGCTTTTTCACGCGCACGCTGACTGGCAAGGCCGTGCTGGCGACCGCCAATAACCGACTGGCCGCCAAGCTGGTCGGCGTGAACACCAATTTCGTCATGACGCTGAGCTTCGCCCTGTCGGCGGCGATCGGCGCGGTGGCCGGCGTTCTGGTGACACCGATCACGCTGACCAGCTACGATATCGGCATCACGCTCGCGCTCAAGGGCTTCGCGGCGGCCATGCTCGGGGGCATGGGCAATCCGTTCGGCGCGCTGGTCGGCGGGCTGGCGGTCGGCCTGATCGAGGCGATGACCGCGGGCTACATCAGTTCGAGCTACAAGGATGCAGCCGCCTTCATCGTCATCCTGGCGGTCCTGTTCGTCATGCCCAACGGCATGTTCGGCAAGACCTCGGTCAATCGGGTGTAGGCCATGCGCAGCCTCAAGCGGAAGCACATCACCCTGCTGGCGCTGGTGGTCCTGATCGCCGTCGCCCCGCTGTTCTTCCCCAGTGCGTTCTACTACCGGGTCGGCACGCTGATGTTCATCAACGGCCTC from Polymorphum gilvum SL003B-26A1 carries:
- a CDS encoding branched-chain amino acid ABC transporter permease, giving the protein MSELLQFVFSGVTVGAVYALVALGFTIIYNASDVVNFSQGEFVMLGGMTTVFLHAAGLPLAAAAILAVVIAAAVGIALNKLAIEPARNASVVTLIIITIGASIFLRGVAQIVFDKQLHRFPSFSGDAPFVVAGATILPQSLWVVFGAAVVFLGLYGFFTRTLTGKAVLATANNRLAAKLVGVNTNFVMTLSFALSAAIGAVAGVLVTPITLTSYDIGITLALKGFAAAMLGGMGNPFGALVGGLAVGLIEAMTAGYISSSYKDAAAFIVILAVLFVMPNGMFGKTSVNRV